In Monodelphis domestica isolate mMonDom1 chromosome 4, mMonDom1.pri, whole genome shotgun sequence, one DNA window encodes the following:
- the LOC130458761 gene encoding serine/arginine repetitive matrix protein 1-like isoform X3, translating into MAVASSFPGLLLPDLVLLARPVQSKKQPPRLELTRLLPAQLVRLFVHSEAGWRLKLRLASGRSFYLRLVAEPAEGCLLFNRWRFLIFLMQGPIPAWARSPDEQAAQDESAPMSAAGEKTLLLPPAPAPPPGSGFLRPFWSLHRGPPQTEGGGLPSPVPRPEDQGEPGLDLGQSTALPWAALPTDGPAERPGPPGSDVESGSRPHVLPVPAEAPSQERRAAEIRAHPFQEEHPGEPSGSGRLPHQRRRPLQGPPGHPPKSTPRSRALPTSCRSPKSSRSPRSSPKSSRSPRSSPKSSRSPRSSPKTSRSPRSSPKTSRSPKSSPKTSRSPRSSPKTSRSPRSSPKTSRSPRSSPKSSRSPRSSPKTSRSPRSSPKSSRSPKSSPKTSRSPRSSPKSSRSPRSSPKTSCSPRSSPKTSCSRSPKRAPKRGAIPRGTTTTQNTTTTIQNGSSSPKSSHSPEGCANARACRSRHCGLRFGKP; encoded by the exons ATGGCGGTGGCCTCCTCCTTCCCGGGGCTCCTGCTCCCGGACCTCGTCCTGCTGGCCCGGCCCGTCCAAAGCAAGAAGCAGCCTCCGCGGCTGGAGCTCACCAG GCTGCTGCCGGCACAGCTGGTCCGCCTGTTTGTCCACAGCGAGGCCGGATGGAGGCTGAAGCTCCGCCTGGCCTCCGGCCGCAGTTTCTACCTGAGGCTGGTGGCCGAGCCGGCCGAGGGCTGCCTCCTGTTCAACCGCTGGCGCTTCCTGATCTTCCTGATGCAGGGGCCCATCCCGGCCTGGGCCCGGAGCCCCGACGAGCAGGCCGCCCAG gaCGAGAGCGCCCCGATGTCCGCAGCGGGTGAGAAAACCCTCCTCCTGCCTCCTGCCCCGGCGCCTCCGCCTGGCTCTGGGTTTCTGAGGCCCTTCTGGTCCCTCCACAGAGGCCCCCCCCAAACGGAAGGAGGTGGCCTTCCCTCCCCAGTACCCCGTCCCGAGGACCAAGGGGAGCCCGGGCTGGACCTGGGACAAAGCACTGCACTACCCTGGGCCGCTCTCCCAACTGATGGACCAGCAGAGCGCCCCGGCCCTCCCGGAAGTGATGTCGAGAGCGGAAGCCGCCCCCATGTCCTTCCGGTCCCAGCAGAAGCTCCCAGTCAGGAGAGAAGAGCAGCAGAA ATCAGAGCCCACCCTTTTCAGGAGGAGCACCCCGGGGAGCCTAGTGGAAGTGGAAG GCTGCCTCACCAGCGGAGACGTCCTCTTCAGGGCCCTCCAGGCCACCCTCCCAAGAGCACCCCCAGGAGCCGGGCACTGCCAACAAGCTGCCGCTCCCCCAAGAGcagccgcagccccaggagctcccccaagagcagccgcagccccaggagctcccccaagagcagccgcagccccaggagttcccccaagaccagccgcagccccaggagctcccccaagaccagccgcagccccaagagctcccccaagaccagccgcagccccaggagctcccccaagaccagccgcagccccaggagctcccccaagaccagccgcagccccaggagctcccccaagagcagccgcagccccaggagctcccccaagaccagccgcagccccaggagctcccccaagagcagccgcagccccaagagctcccccaagaccagccgcagccccaggagctcccccaagagcagccgcagccccaggagctcccccaagaccagctgcagccccaggagctcccccaagaCCAGCTGCAGCCGCAGCCCCAAGAGGGCCCCCAAGAGAGGCGCCATTCCAAGAGGCACCACCACCACtcaaaacaccaccaccaccattcaaAATGGCAGCAGCtcccccaagagcagccacagccccGAAGGCTGTGCAAATGCCCGAGCATGCAGGAGCCGCCACTGCGGGTTAAGGTTCGGGAAACCTTAG
- the LOC130458763 gene encoding acetylcholinesterase collagenic tail peptide-like translates to MEIMLGQRHLRESNSLWPGSPESLYRGPWWLLEVPLKRQRGPGEAATASSYSPAQRLQSFPQSPCLECGLPVLPSPELAEQRALGFGSELCRKGPGAPPETGPNFRVAPPHPLCVQGLERTFLRGAAPFFLVLPCMGPGECCQLAPPDPPDPCMRSQRGPPGCVTPARLPLLSSAVPESHSQSALPAESILALLQQPPPPPPQSPDLQAHRDSLSPMKPRKPSPVVLPGELHLPEVEAELSFPLCFPKPGPLQRAVAEGNYPPLGPFTAMFESDFLQVTPGRPMGPAGGGRGRAGRRRREGGGVVGGSEGVAGGRGGGGCGGWQGW, encoded by the exons aTGGAGATCATGCTGGGCCAAAGGCACCTCAGGGAGAGCAACAGCCTGTGGCCCGGCTCTCCAGAGTCCCTTTATAGGGGGCCCTGGTGGCTCCTGGAGGTTCCCCTGAAAAGGCAAAGGGGGCCTGGGGAGGCTGCAACAGCCTCAAGCTACAGCCCTGCTCAAAGACTTCAGAGCTTTCCCCAGAGCCCCTGCCTAGAATGTGGGCTGCCTGTCCTTCCCTCTCCAGAGCTAGCTGAGCAGCGGGCCTTGGGCTTTGGCTCTGAGCTCTGCAGGAAAGGCCCCGGGGCGCCTCCTGAGACAGGCCCAAACTTTCGGGTGGCCCCCCCACACCCCCTTTGTGTCCAGGGGCTGGAGAGGACCTTCCTCCGGGGTGCTGCCCCCTTCTTCCTTGTCCTGCCTTGCATGGGACCCGGGGAATGCTGCCAGCTGGCCCCCCCTGACCCTCCTGACCCATGCATGAGGTCACAACGGGGGCCTCCTGGCTGTGTTACGCCTGCGAGGCTGCCCCTTCTTAGCTCAGCTGTCCCAGAGAGCCATAGCCAGTCTGCCCTCCCCGCAGAGAGTATCCTGGCCCTCCTCCAGcagccccctccacccccaccccagagccCTGATCTTCAGGCGCACCGAGACTCCCTGAGCCCAATGAAACCCCGGAAACCCTCACCAG TTGTTCTGCCCGGAGAGCTCCACCTGCCGGAAGTGGAAGCGGAACTATCCTTCCCGCTGTGCTTCCCCAAGCCTGGCCCTCTACAGAGAGCCGTGGCGGAGGGCAACTACCCGCCCCTCGGGCCGTTCACGGCCATGTTCGAGAGTGACTTTCTGCAGGTGACCCCAGGCAGGCCGATGGGCCCGGCTGGGGGAGGACGGGGGAGGGCTGGGAGGCGGcggcgggagggggggggggtagtgggAGGCAGTGAGGGGGTGGCAGGGGGCCGTGGGGGCGGGGGCTGTGGGGGATGGCAGGGGTGGTAG
- the LOC130458761 gene encoding cell surface glycoprotein 1-like isoform X1, whose protein sequence is MAVASSFPGLLLPDLVLLARPVQSKKQPPRLELTRLLPAQLVRLFVHSEAGWRLKLRLASGRSFYLRLVAEPAEGCLLFNRWRFLIFLMQGPIPAWARSPDEQAAQDESAPMSAAEAPPKRKEVAFPPQYPVPRTKGSPGWTWDKALHYPGPLSQLMDQQSAPALPEVMSRAEAAPMSFRSQQKLPVRREEQQKSEPTLFRRSTPGSLVEVEGQPRVTIRTLFSTISGSHLSKAASPAETSSSGPSRPPSQEHPQEPGTANKLPLPQEQPQPQELPQEQPQPQELPQEQPQPQEFPQDQPQPQELPQDQPQPQELPQDQPQPQELPQDQPQPQELPQDQPQPQELPQEQPQPQELPQDQPQPQELPQEQPQPQELPQDQPQPQELPQEQPQPQELPQDQLQPQELPQDQLQPQPQEGPQERRHSKRHHHHSKHHHHHSKWQQLPQEQPQPRRLCKCPSMQEPPLRVKVRETLGEPRTLAEGLLKKIEAWDAWRFGWVRCQPPEAAGVATEQPKDNPRDGPEPTQASQPCASFKALRKAIQKPPSWLTRAWQQGKKVVCTCTRGSS, encoded by the exons ATGGCGGTGGCCTCCTCCTTCCCGGGGCTCCTGCTCCCGGACCTCGTCCTGCTGGCCCGGCCCGTCCAAAGCAAGAAGCAGCCTCCGCGGCTGGAGCTCACCAG GCTGCTGCCGGCACAGCTGGTCCGCCTGTTTGTCCACAGCGAGGCCGGATGGAGGCTGAAGCTCCGCCTGGCCTCCGGCCGCAGTTTCTACCTGAGGCTGGTGGCCGAGCCGGCCGAGGGCTGCCTCCTGTTCAACCGCTGGCGCTTCCTGATCTTCCTGATGCAGGGGCCCATCCCGGCCTGGGCCCGGAGCCCCGACGAGCAGGCCGCCCAG gaCGAGAGCGCCCCGATGTCCGCAGCGG AGGCCCCCCCCAAACGGAAGGAGGTGGCCTTCCCTCCCCAGTACCCCGTCCCGAGGACCAAGGGGAGCCCGGGCTGGACCTGGGACAAAGCACTGCACTACCCTGGGCCGCTCTCCCAACTGATGGACCAGCAGAGCGCCCCGGCCCTCCCGGAAGTGATGTCGAGAGCGGAAGCCGCCCCCATGTCCTTCCGGTCCCAGCAGAAGCTCCCAGTCAGGAGAGAAGAGCAGCAGAA ATCAGAGCCCACCCTTTTCAGGAGGAGCACCCCGGGGAGCCTAGTGGAAGTGGAAG GGCAGCCGAGAGTCACCATCCGGACTCTGTTCTCCACAATTTCCGGGTCTCACCTGTCTAAG GCTGCCTCACCAGCGGAGACGTCCTCTTCAGGGCCCTCCAGGCCACCCTCCCAAGAGCACCCCCAGGAGCCGGGCACTGCCAACAAGCTGCCGCTCCCCCAAGAGcagccgcagccccaggagctcccccaagagcagccgcagccccaggagctcccccaagagcagccgcagccccaggagttcccccaagaccagccgcagccccaggagctcccccaagaccagccgcagccccaagagctcccccaagaccagccgcagccccaggagctcccccaagaccagccgcagccccaggagctcccccaagaccagccgcagccccaggagctcccccaagagcagccgcagccccaggagctcccccaagaccagccgcagccccaggagctcccccaagagcagccgcagccccaagagctcccccaagaccagccgcagccccaggagctcccccaagagcagccgcagccccaggagctcccccaagaccagctgcagccccaggagctcccccaagaCCAGCTGCAGCCGCAGCCCCAAGAGGGCCCCCAAGAGAGGCGCCATTCCAAGAGGCACCACCACCACtcaaaacaccaccaccaccattcaaAATGGCAGCAGCtcccccaagagcagccacagccccGAAGGCTGTGCAAATGCCCGAGCATGCAGGAGCCGCCACTGCGGGTTAAGGTTCGGGAAACCTTAGGGGAGCCCAGAACACTGGCcgaaggtcttttaaaaaaaattgaggcctgGGATGCCTGGCGGTTCGGGTGGGTCCGCTGCCAGCCTCCGGAAGCCGCCGGGGTCGCCACAGAGCAGCCCAAGGACAACCCGAGGGACGGTCCGGAGCCCACCCAGGCCTCACAGCCCTGCGCCAGTTTCAAGGCTCTGAGGAAGGCTATCCAGAAGCCACCGAGCTGGCTCACCAGAGCATGGCAACAGGGCAAAAAGGTGGTCTGCACCTGTACCAGGGGCTCCAGCTAA
- the LOC130458761 gene encoding basic proline-rich protein-like isoform X4, which yields MAVASSFPGLLLPDLVLLARPVQSKKQPPRLELTRLLPAQLVRLFVHSEAGWRLKLRLASGRSFYLRLVAEPAEGCLLFNRWRFLIFLMQGPIPAWARSPDEQAAQDESAPMSAAGEKTLLLPPAPAPPPGSGFLRPFWSLHRGPPQTEGGGLPSPVPRPEDQGEPGLDLGQSTALPWAALPTDGPAERPGPPGSDVESGSRPHVLPVPAEAPSQERRAAEEEHPGEPSGSGRLPHQRRRPLQGPPGHPPKSTPRSRALPTSCRSPKSSRSPRSSPKSSRSPRSSPKSSRSPRSSPKTSRSPRSSPKTSRSPKSSPKTSRSPRSSPKTSRSPRSSPKTSRSPRSSPKSSRSPRSSPKTSRSPRSSPKSSRSPKSSPKTSRSPRSSPKSSRSPRSSPKTSCSPRSSPKTSCSRSPKRAPKRGAIPRGTTTTQNTTTTIQNGSSSPKSSHSPEGCANARACRSRHCGLRFGKP from the exons ATGGCGGTGGCCTCCTCCTTCCCGGGGCTCCTGCTCCCGGACCTCGTCCTGCTGGCCCGGCCCGTCCAAAGCAAGAAGCAGCCTCCGCGGCTGGAGCTCACCAG GCTGCTGCCGGCACAGCTGGTCCGCCTGTTTGTCCACAGCGAGGCCGGATGGAGGCTGAAGCTCCGCCTGGCCTCCGGCCGCAGTTTCTACCTGAGGCTGGTGGCCGAGCCGGCCGAGGGCTGCCTCCTGTTCAACCGCTGGCGCTTCCTGATCTTCCTGATGCAGGGGCCCATCCCGGCCTGGGCCCGGAGCCCCGACGAGCAGGCCGCCCAG gaCGAGAGCGCCCCGATGTCCGCAGCGGGTGAGAAAACCCTCCTCCTGCCTCCTGCCCCGGCGCCTCCGCCTGGCTCTGGGTTTCTGAGGCCCTTCTGGTCCCTCCACAGAGGCCCCCCCCAAACGGAAGGAGGTGGCCTTCCCTCCCCAGTACCCCGTCCCGAGGACCAAGGGGAGCCCGGGCTGGACCTGGGACAAAGCACTGCACTACCCTGGGCCGCTCTCCCAACTGATGGACCAGCAGAGCGCCCCGGCCCTCCCGGAAGTGATGTCGAGAGCGGAAGCCGCCCCCATGTCCTTCCGGTCCCAGCAGAAGCTCCCAGTCAGGAGAGAAGAGCAGCAGAA GAGGAGCACCCCGGGGAGCCTAGTGGAAGTGGAAG GCTGCCTCACCAGCGGAGACGTCCTCTTCAGGGCCCTCCAGGCCACCCTCCCAAGAGCACCCCCAGGAGCCGGGCACTGCCAACAAGCTGCCGCTCCCCCAAGAGcagccgcagccccaggagctcccccaagagcagccgcagccccaggagctcccccaagagcagccgcagccccaggagttcccccaagaccagccgcagccccaggagctcccccaagaccagccgcagccccaagagctcccccaagaccagccgcagccccaggagctcccccaagaccagccgcagccccaggagctcccccaagaccagccgcagccccaggagctcccccaagagcagccgcagccccaggagctcccccaagaccagccgcagccccaggagctcccccaagagcagccgcagccccaagagctcccccaagaccagccgcagccccaggagctcccccaagagcagccgcagccccaggagctcccccaagaccagctgcagccccaggagctcccccaagaCCAGCTGCAGCCGCAGCCCCAAGAGGGCCCCCAAGAGAGGCGCCATTCCAAGAGGCACCACCACCACtcaaaacaccaccaccaccattcaaAATGGCAGCAGCtcccccaagagcagccacagccccGAAGGCTGTGCAAATGCCCGAGCATGCAGGAGCCGCCACTGCGGGTTAAGGTTCGGGAAACCTTAG
- the LOC130458761 gene encoding cell surface glycoprotein 1-like isoform X2 has protein sequence MAVASSFPGLLLPDLVLLARPVQSKKQPPRLELTRLLPAQLVRLFVHSEAGWRLKLRLASGRSFYLRLVAEPAEGCLLFNRWRFLIFLMQGPIPAWARSPDEQAAQDESAPMSAAEAPPKRKEVAFPPQYPVPRTKGSPGWTWDKALHYPGPLSQLMDQQSAPALPEVMSRAEAAPMSFRSQQKLPVRREEQQKRSTPGSLVEVEGQPRVTIRTLFSTISGSHLSKAASPAETSSSGPSRPPSQEHPQEPGTANKLPLPQEQPQPQELPQEQPQPQELPQEQPQPQEFPQDQPQPQELPQDQPQPQELPQDQPQPQELPQDQPQPQELPQDQPQPQELPQEQPQPQELPQDQPQPQELPQEQPQPQELPQDQPQPQELPQEQPQPQELPQDQLQPQELPQDQLQPQPQEGPQERRHSKRHHHHSKHHHHHSKWQQLPQEQPQPRRLCKCPSMQEPPLRVKVRETLGEPRTLAEGLLKKIEAWDAWRFGWVRCQPPEAAGVATEQPKDNPRDGPEPTQASQPCASFKALRKAIQKPPSWLTRAWQQGKKVVCTCTRGSS, from the exons ATGGCGGTGGCCTCCTCCTTCCCGGGGCTCCTGCTCCCGGACCTCGTCCTGCTGGCCCGGCCCGTCCAAAGCAAGAAGCAGCCTCCGCGGCTGGAGCTCACCAG GCTGCTGCCGGCACAGCTGGTCCGCCTGTTTGTCCACAGCGAGGCCGGATGGAGGCTGAAGCTCCGCCTGGCCTCCGGCCGCAGTTTCTACCTGAGGCTGGTGGCCGAGCCGGCCGAGGGCTGCCTCCTGTTCAACCGCTGGCGCTTCCTGATCTTCCTGATGCAGGGGCCCATCCCGGCCTGGGCCCGGAGCCCCGACGAGCAGGCCGCCCAG gaCGAGAGCGCCCCGATGTCCGCAGCGG AGGCCCCCCCCAAACGGAAGGAGGTGGCCTTCCCTCCCCAGTACCCCGTCCCGAGGACCAAGGGGAGCCCGGGCTGGACCTGGGACAAAGCACTGCACTACCCTGGGCCGCTCTCCCAACTGATGGACCAGCAGAGCGCCCCGGCCCTCCCGGAAGTGATGTCGAGAGCGGAAGCCGCCCCCATGTCCTTCCGGTCCCAGCAGAAGCTCCCAGTCAGGAGAGAAGAGCAGCAGAA GAGGAGCACCCCGGGGAGCCTAGTGGAAGTGGAAG GGCAGCCGAGAGTCACCATCCGGACTCTGTTCTCCACAATTTCCGGGTCTCACCTGTCTAAG GCTGCCTCACCAGCGGAGACGTCCTCTTCAGGGCCCTCCAGGCCACCCTCCCAAGAGCACCCCCAGGAGCCGGGCACTGCCAACAAGCTGCCGCTCCCCCAAGAGcagccgcagccccaggagctcccccaagagcagccgcagccccaggagctcccccaagagcagccgcagccccaggagttcccccaagaccagccgcagccccaggagctcccccaagaccagccgcagccccaagagctcccccaagaccagccgcagccccaggagctcccccaagaccagccgcagccccaggagctcccccaagaccagccgcagccccaggagctcccccaagagcagccgcagccccaggagctcccccaagaccagccgcagccccaggagctcccccaagagcagccgcagccccaagagctcccccaagaccagccgcagccccaggagctcccccaagagcagccgcagccccaggagctcccccaagaccagctgcagccccaggagctcccccaagaCCAGCTGCAGCCGCAGCCCCAAGAGGGCCCCCAAGAGAGGCGCCATTCCAAGAGGCACCACCACCACtcaaaacaccaccaccaccattcaaAATGGCAGCAGCtcccccaagagcagccacagccccGAAGGCTGTGCAAATGCCCGAGCATGCAGGAGCCGCCACTGCGGGTTAAGGTTCGGGAAACCTTAGGGGAGCCCAGAACACTGGCcgaaggtcttttaaaaaaaattgaggcctgGGATGCCTGGCGGTTCGGGTGGGTCCGCTGCCAGCCTCCGGAAGCCGCCGGGGTCGCCACAGAGCAGCCCAAGGACAACCCGAGGGACGGTCCGGAGCCCACCCAGGCCTCACAGCCCTGCGCCAGTTTCAAGGCTCTGAGGAAGGCTATCCAGAAGCCACCGAGCTGGCTCACCAGAGCATGGCAACAGGGCAAAAAGGTGGTCTGCACCTGTACCAGGGGCTCCAGCTAA